One stretch of Myxocyprinus asiaticus isolate MX2 ecotype Aquarium Trade chromosome 23, UBuf_Myxa_2, whole genome shotgun sequence DNA includes these proteins:
- the LOC127414210 gene encoding coiled-coil-helix-coiled-coil-helix domain-containing protein 1-like: MAMQSGSVIQEKVAKLLSRQHGRPVLRPIKPLALKNEVANRRLRKGEATCVTEMSLLMACWKQNDFNNAVCSKEVSAFYTCVEKTQAQNKSKGKQGGQGRLLPKEATNLLKRYPNLRSEI, translated from the exons ATGGCGATGCAAAGTGGATCTGTGATTCAAGAGAAGGTTGCCAAACTGTTGAGCAGGCAGCATGGCAGACCCGTGCTGAGACCCATCAAACCTCTGGCGCTGAAGAATGAGGTCGCGAACCGCAGGCTGCGAAAAGGAG AGGCCACCTGTGTCACGGAGATGTCATTACTGATGGCTTGCTGGAAACAGAACGACTTTAACAACGCAGTCTGCTCTAAAGAAGTCTCAGCTTTCTACACATGTGTAGAAAAGACCCAG GCGCAGAACAAGTCCAAAGGAAAGCAGGGAGGTCAGGGTCGACTTTTGCCAAAGGAAGCCACAAACTTATTGAAGCGATATCCTAACCTGCGCAGTGAAATCTAG